In Ischnura elegans chromosome 6, ioIscEleg1.1, whole genome shotgun sequence, one genomic interval encodes:
- the LOC124161321 gene encoding nose resistant to fluoxetine protein 6-like → MRPDLSSLFFLAALLVTVKALSYNHDKGAGIGNISLDVHGDYLQTMTSLPFFPSIFAPTSEVVTNQLCRNDSLLFLSSLRNSTLWALKMLDGSAKFPTGLFAGVNHNMGNYGECLSLKASIPNNESPDRSFIGKYCLAKFEIPPSKLPPPTSDIWIQVKHSIDTVSEPSMNFLRWAICVPSTCSGEDLQSHLKYILPKLHQLKTLGIPVEDVDVAVDDSMCSTIEDNSGFTYGQTAVICIMIAVLILICLGSAVDTFSGKVDVVPKGYFTEVLLCFSIWRNLSKLTDCYQPAAALGPVPGVKFLSMTLIIFGHRVLLSILQASDNPRFLTEKYDDLDVSVVLSGNLLVDTFFIITGYLLSYHFILESGRIKSAWNIFWIYLHRYIRLTPVYMFVLAFISTLYIKMGSGPEWNISASLESIY, encoded by the exons ATGAGACCCGATTTGTCCTCACTGTTCTTCTTGGCAGCTCTTTTGGTCACCGTAAAAGCTTTATCTTACAACCATGACAAAGGAGCGGGGATCGGTAACATTTCGCTGGATGTTCACGGAGATTATTTGCAGACTATGACATCACTGCCTTTCTTCCCATCAATTTTCGCTCCGACTTCAGAAGTGGTCACAAATCAACTATGCCGCAATGACAGCTTATTGTTCCTCAGTTCGCTTAGAAATTCTACACTATGGGCTTTAAAAA TGCTTGACGGCTCTGCAAAGTTTCCAACTGGTTTATTTGCTGGAGTCAACCACAATATGGGAAATTATGGGGAGTGCCTGTCATTGAAGGCCAGTATCCCAAACAATGAATCTCCTGATAGGAGTTTCATTGGAAAGTATTGCCTGGCAAAATTTGAGATTCCGCCGTCTAAGTTGCCTCCCCCTACAAGTGACATTTGGATCCAAGTGAAG CACTCCATTGATACCGTATCAGAGCCATCGATGAACTTCTTGCGCTGGGCCATCTGTGTACCATCAACTTGTTCCGGTGAAGACCTGCAGTCACATCTTAAGTACATTCTCCCAAAATTGCATCAACTCAAGACTTTAGGAATCCCTGTTGAAGATGTTGACGTGGCTGTGGATGATTCCATGTGCTCAACAATTGAGGATAACTCTGGCTTCACATATGGACAAACTGCAGTTAT ATGCATCATGATTGCTGTTCTAATCCTAATATGCTTGGGCTCTGCAGTTGACACCTTTTCAGGGAAAGTGGATGTGGTACCTAAAG GATATTTTACTGAAGTTTTGCTATGTTTCTCGATCTGGAGAAACCTTAGTAAACTGACTGATTGCTACCAACCTGCTGCAGCCCTTGGGCCTGTGCCTGGAGTTAAGTTTTTATCTATGACTCTCATTATCTTTGGGCATAGAGTACTTCTATCTATTCTGCAGGCTTCGGACAACCCAAGATTTCTCACTGAG AAATATGACGACTTGGATGTTTCTGTGGTTCTCAGTGGAAATTTACTTGtggatacatttttcatcatcacTGGGTACCTTCTGAGCTATCATTTTATCCTGGAGTCTGGTAGAATCAAAAGTGCTTGGAACATATTCTGGATTTATCTTCACCGTTATATCAG GCTTACTCCAGTGTACATGTTTGTTTTGGCTTTCATATCCACTCTCTACATAAAGATGGGCTCTGGTCCAGAATGGAATATCAGTGCTTCATTGgaaagtatttattaa
- the LOC124160460 gene encoding nose resistant to fluoxetine protein 6-like, with protein sequence MFVLAFISTLYIKMGSGPEWNISASLESKDCQENWWINALYLNNIVRTETMCHRVSWYLAADMQLFIVSVPLVYLLIKKPEMGRITLWIFLVASLVIPFCVVYYHHLDPILLTYSKSLRDFGTNHTYRTAYIPSYMRATPYFIGILTGYLVHYLNNSNKKISVLQANCMQIGAFILGFLPLLSSSMFYQSNFVYNPLIAAAFSSLQRLSWGTSILFGFLVFNAGKEWSVMKILSAKVFVPLGKLTYSAYLVHILPQFYDAFSAKTLVHISWYGMIHQTLGDVVIAYSLAFVLSMAIEAPWLNMEKFLLRKYQPSAVHGKSESTQSSDHKCSLMKDIEKPV encoded by the exons ATGTTTGTTTTGGCTTTCATATCCACTCTCTACATAAAGATGGGCTCTGGTCCAGAATGGAATATCAGTGCTTCATTGGAAAGTAAAGATTGCCAAGAAAATTGGTGGATTAATGCACTCTATTTAAATAACATTGTTAGAACTGAAACGATG tgcCACAGAGTGTCGTGGTATTTAGCAGCTGACATGCAACTTTTCATAGTGTCTGTTCCTTTGGTGTATCTACTGATAAAAAAGCCTGAAATGGGTCGAATtactctttggatttttcttgtAGCGTCGCTCGTCATCCCATTTTGTGTGGTTTATTATCACCACTTAGATCCAATCCTGCTTACTTATTCCAA gAGTCTAAGAGATTTTGGAACCAATCATACGTATAGAACTGCATATATTCCTTCATACATGAGAGCAACTCCGTACTTCATTGGTATCCTGACTGGATACTTAGTGCATTACTTGAacaacagtaataaaaaaatatccgtg CTGCAGGCCAATTGCATGCAGATTGGAGCTTTCATCTTGGGGTTCCTTCCTCTTTTGTCATCATCAATGTTCTACCAATCAAATTTTGTATATAATCCATTGATTGCTGCAGCTTTCTCATCTCTTCAAAGACTAAGCTGGGGAACATCAATTTTATTTGGCTTTTTGGTGTTCAATGCTGGAAAAGAAT GGTCCGTGATGAAGATTTTGTCAGCGAAGGTATTTGTGCCTCTAGGAAAGCTAACCTACTCTGCCTACTTGGTCCATATTCTACCACAGTTTTATGATGCATTCTCTGCTAAGACTCTTGTCCACATTTCCTGGTATGGGATG ATCCATCAGACTTTAGGTGACGTTGTCATAGCTTATTCATTGGCCTTTGTTTTATCAATGGCAATCGAGGCTCCTTGGctgaatatggaaaaattcctcctAAGAAAATACC